The Desulfovibrio inopinatus DSM 10711 genome includes a region encoding these proteins:
- a CDS encoding SOS response-associated peptidase: protein MCGRFALGVPRKKIAEEYGLDRVPRAPLRYNIAPSQSIEALVVGREQRIRHMALFRWGLVPFWAKDIRIGSRLINARSETVLEKPAFKAAIKYRRCLIPAQGFYEWKKSTNGKTPHFIFDPAHDVISLAGIYEHYEDHKGTIIDSACILTRPAVGRMASLHDRMPVIVTRDDYAEWLDPSQQAPSDIRHLLERIMPPTLDMYPVSSMVNNPSCDIPECLQRLQEN from the coding sequence ATGTGCGGTCGTTTCGCTTTAGGAGTTCCTCGGAAAAAAATTGCCGAAGAATATGGTCTTGATCGTGTTCCTCGTGCACCGTTGCGCTATAATATCGCTCCATCACAGTCGATTGAAGCACTTGTCGTCGGGCGAGAACAACGCATCAGGCATATGGCATTGTTTCGTTGGGGGCTTGTCCCCTTTTGGGCCAAAGACATTCGCATCGGTTCACGCCTTATTAATGCACGGTCTGAGACTGTATTGGAAAAGCCGGCGTTCAAAGCTGCTATAAAATATCGTCGTTGCCTGATCCCTGCTCAAGGATTTTACGAATGGAAAAAGAGCACAAATGGGAAAACTCCACATTTTATCTTTGATCCAGCACACGACGTCATAAGTTTGGCCGGCATCTATGAACACTATGAGGATCACAAAGGAACCATTATCGACTCGGCGTGCATTCTGACTCGACCGGCTGTCGGGCGTATGGCTTCTCTTCATGATCGAATGCCCGTCATTGTGACGCGAGACGATTATGCCGAATGGCTTGACCCTTCACAACAAGCTCCTTCCGATATTCGGCATCTTCTGGAGCGCATCATGCCTCCAACTTTGGATATGTATCCTGTTTCATCCATGGTCAACAATCCCTCATGCGACATCCCGGAATGTTTGCAGCGGTTGCAGGAAAATTAG
- the rpmF gene encoding 50S ribosomal protein L32, with amino-acid sequence MAVPNRKISKTRKRKRRANHHVDIPNVIFCECGEPTLPHRICPSCGMYKGRQMLRSNEAE; translated from the coding sequence ATGGCAGTCCCTAATAGGAAAATCTCCAAAACGAGAAAAAGAAAACGCCGCGCCAACCATCATGTTGATATCCCCAATGTTATCTTTTGTGAATGCGGCGAACCCACTCTGCCCCACCGTATCTGCCCGAGCTGCGGCATGTACAAAGGCCGGCAGATGCTGAGGAGCAATGAAGCCGAATAG
- the fabG gene encoding 3-oxoacyl-[acyl-carrier-protein] reductase, protein MSTDITTALVTGGSRGIGAAVAKRLAKDGFQVYLTYVSKPELAQAVCDEIIAAGGKAQAFCLNVADRQAVSTFFADEIKNKVKLGVLVNNAGITKDGLLIRMKDEDWDKVIAVNLTGAFTCLREAAKIMSRQRNGRIINIASVVAQSGNAGQANYVAAKAGLIGLTKTAAQELAGRGVTVNAVTPGYIETDMTSDLPDAAKDQFITKIPAKRAGQADDVAGACAYLASQDAAYVTGQVISVNGGLYM, encoded by the coding sequence ATGAGTACAGATATCACCACCGCCCTCGTCACTGGAGGATCGCGCGGCATAGGCGCGGCCGTGGCGAAACGTTTGGCCAAAGACGGATTTCAGGTTTACCTGACCTATGTTTCCAAACCGGAACTGGCACAGGCCGTATGCGATGAAATCATCGCAGCGGGTGGAAAGGCTCAAGCGTTTTGTCTCAATGTCGCTGATCGACAGGCCGTGAGCACGTTTTTTGCCGACGAAATCAAAAACAAGGTCAAACTCGGCGTGCTCGTCAACAATGCCGGTATCACCAAAGACGGTCTGCTTATTCGTATGAAAGACGAAGATTGGGATAAGGTTATTGCCGTCAACCTGACGGGTGCGTTCACCTGTTTGCGTGAAGCCGCAAAAATCATGAGCCGCCAACGCAATGGCCGCATCATCAACATTGCGTCGGTTGTTGCACAATCGGGCAATGCTGGACAGGCCAACTACGTTGCCGCGAAAGCCGGTCTTATCGGACTGACCAAAACGGCCGCCCAGGAACTCGCCGGTCGTGGCGTCACCGTGAATGCCGTTACGCCAGGGTATATCGAGACCGATATGACGTCCGATCTTCCCGACGCCGCCAAAGATCAATTTATCACAAAAATTCCCGCGAAGCGTGCAGGACAGGCCGACGATGTGGCCGGAGCCTGCGCCTATCTCGCATCACAGGACGCCGCCTATGTGACGGGACAAGTTATTTCCGTCAACGGTGGCCTGTATATGTAG
- the hemB gene encoding porphobilinogen synthase: MDSYYFHRGRRLRRTDVLRSMVRETEIRPQNLIQPYFVVETDDASYEKPISSMPGQSQLSIQKCVERVGRYVDKGLSSILLFGIPAEKDPVGSGAYAADGIVQKAIVAIKKAYPDLLVVTDVCLCEYTSHGHCGLLDDAGVVQNDPTLELLSKTAVSHVQAGADIVAPSDMMDGRVGAIRSALDKSGFTDTPIMSYAVKYASTFYGPFREAAESAPQFGDRKSYQMDPANAREAIREAEADLAEGADFLMVKPAMPYLDVVRRLADSYPTPLAAYQVSGEYSMIMAAVQNGWLDEKGAIMESLLAIKRAGADIIITYFAEAFFDGWKK; encoded by the coding sequence ATGGATTCATATTATTTTCACCGCGGCCGCAGGCTGCGTCGGACCGATGTACTGCGGTCCATGGTCCGCGAAACTGAAATTCGGCCTCAAAATCTTATTCAGCCGTATTTTGTCGTCGAAACAGACGATGCCAGCTATGAAAAGCCAATCAGCTCCATGCCCGGTCAATCGCAATTATCGATTCAAAAATGCGTGGAACGCGTTGGTCGTTATGTGGACAAAGGTCTGTCCTCAATCCTCCTCTTTGGAATTCCTGCTGAAAAGGATCCTGTCGGAAGCGGAGCCTATGCAGCGGATGGCATTGTTCAAAAGGCCATCGTAGCCATAAAAAAAGCCTACCCCGACCTTCTCGTCGTGACCGATGTCTGCTTGTGTGAATACACATCTCATGGACATTGTGGTCTGCTTGACGACGCAGGTGTCGTCCAGAACGACCCCACGCTGGAACTCTTGTCAAAAACCGCTGTCAGCCATGTCCAAGCAGGAGCAGATATCGTCGCTCCTTCCGATATGATGGACGGGCGTGTCGGAGCAATCCGCTCGGCATTGGACAAAAGCGGATTTACCGATACTCCAATCATGTCCTATGCGGTGAAATACGCATCGACATTTTACGGCCCGTTTCGCGAAGCTGCGGAAAGTGCTCCGCAATTCGGCGATCGAAAATCATATCAAATGGATCCGGCAAATGCTCGTGAAGCGATCCGAGAGGCTGAAGCCGACCTGGCTGAAGGTGCGGATTTCCTCATGGTCAAACCCGCCATGCCATATCTTGATGTCGTGCGACGATTGGCTGACTCCTATCCGACTCCTCTGGCCGCCTACCAAGTCAGCGGGGAATACTCCATGATTATGGCTGCCGTGCAAAATGGATGGCTGGATGAAAAAGGAGCCATCATGGAATCGCTGCTTGCTATCAAACGCGCTGGTGCGGATATTATCATCACCTATTTTGCTGAAGCTTTTTTTGATGGCTGGAAAAAATAA
- the ahbC gene encoding 12,18-didecarboxysiroheme deacetylase, which translates to MIGISKLYCGTVEPSDALRYGRGSKNLPSHLLQFSKDKKPVVVWNMTRRCNLKCVHCYAQATEVDGKDEISTDKAKEIIDDLAAYGSPVMLFSGGEPLVRQDLTELAKHAVSKGMRAVISTNGTLITKEKAKELKEVGLSYVGISLDGGEEIHDRFRGVPGAFKKALQGIENCQAEGLKVGLRFTINRRNQGEVPVLFDLIRDLEVPRICFYHLVYSGRGSELIKEDLDHAETRAIVDLIMDRTRDLFNAGLEKEVLTVDNHADGPFVYFRLLREDPKRAAEVMELLSYNEGNNSGRGIGCISWDGQVHADQFWRNHTFGNVLERPFSAIWDDPKIELLHKLKNKKAYVGGRCRDCRYLEICGGNFRARAEAYHGDIWAEDPACYLTDDEIRKD; encoded by the coding sequence ATGATCGGCATTTCCAAACTTTACTGCGGCACGGTGGAGCCTTCCGATGCCTTGCGCTACGGTCGAGGCTCGAAAAACCTGCCTTCGCATTTGTTACAATTCTCCAAGGACAAAAAACCGGTTGTTGTCTGGAATATGACCAGACGGTGCAATCTTAAATGCGTTCATTGCTATGCTCAAGCCACGGAAGTGGATGGAAAGGACGAAATAAGCACGGATAAAGCCAAGGAAATCATTGACGATCTGGCTGCATATGGTTCGCCGGTCATGCTGTTTTCCGGTGGCGAACCCCTTGTCCGTCAAGACTTGACTGAGTTGGCCAAACATGCCGTTTCCAAAGGCATGCGTGCCGTCATATCGACGAACGGAACGCTGATTACCAAAGAAAAGGCCAAAGAACTCAAGGAAGTCGGCCTTTCGTATGTCGGCATATCTTTGGATGGTGGCGAAGAAATTCACGACCGTTTCCGTGGGGTCCCCGGTGCGTTCAAGAAAGCCCTGCAAGGGATTGAGAACTGTCAGGCCGAAGGACTCAAAGTCGGTTTGCGCTTTACCATTAACCGGCGCAACCAAGGAGAGGTTCCAGTTCTGTTCGATCTCATCCGCGATCTTGAAGTGCCCCGCATCTGTTTTTATCACCTTGTGTATTCGGGACGCGGCTCCGAGCTGATCAAGGAAGACTTGGATCACGCGGAAACTCGGGCTATTGTCGACCTCATCATGGATCGCACCCGCGACCTGTTCAATGCCGGTCTGGAAAAAGAAGTGCTTACCGTGGACAACCACGCTGACGGGCCCTTCGTCTATTTCCGGCTGCTGCGGGAAGACCCGAAACGTGCAGCCGAAGTCATGGAGCTGCTGTCATACAATGAAGGCAACAACTCCGGACGTGGTATCGGTTGCATATCCTGGGATGGCCAGGTCCATGCCGACCAATTCTGGCGCAATCATACATTCGGCAATGTGCTGGAACGCCCCTTTTCGGCAATTTGGGACGACCCGAAGATTGAATTGCTGCATAAACTCAAGAATAAGAAAGCCTATGTCGGTGGCCGGTGTCGTGATTGCCGCTATCTGGAAATTTGCGGTGGCAACTTCCGTGCTCGCGCTGAAGCGTATCACGGAGACATCTGGGCCGAAGACCCAGCCTGCTACTTGACCGACGACGAAATTCGTAAAGATTAG
- the ahbD gene encoding heme b synthase, whose amino-acid sequence MHPKQHPHGAPTGHPGSHDVKMAAQRTTLDDGTPAARLIAWEVTRSCNLACKHCRAEAHLDPYPGEFSTEDAKALIDTFPEVGDPIIIFTGGEPLLRPDIFELVRHARSKNLRCVMAPNGTLVNDEVAQKIKESGIARCSISIDGPEAVSHDFLRGVPGAFDGALAGIEALKRAGVEFQINTTVTRGNFNSFKDIFKLAEKLGAAAWHIFLLVPTGRAAQLGAEVISGEEYEEVLNWFYDFRKTTSMHLKATCAPHYYRIMRQRAKEEGLPVTPQTFGMDAVSKGCLGGTGFCFISHTGQVQPCGYLELDCGQIRETPFPEIWRNSPQFANFRNREAYKGKCGPCEYHNVCSGCRARAHTMSGDYMAEEPLCAYTPQKLR is encoded by the coding sequence ATGCACCCAAAACAACATCCTCACGGAGCCCCGACGGGGCACCCGGGCAGTCACGATGTCAAAATGGCTGCTCAAAGAACCACTTTGGACGATGGCACCCCGGCAGCTCGGCTCATTGCCTGGGAAGTGACGCGGTCGTGTAACCTGGCCTGCAAGCATTGTCGGGCAGAAGCGCATTTAGACCCGTATCCGGGAGAATTTTCTACCGAGGATGCCAAGGCCCTCATTGATACCTTTCCCGAAGTCGGCGACCCTATTATTATCTTCACAGGTGGCGAACCGTTACTTCGGCCAGACATTTTCGAACTTGTCCGTCATGCCCGATCCAAAAATTTGCGGTGTGTCATGGCCCCCAACGGCACACTGGTCAATGATGAAGTCGCGCAAAAAATAAAAGAAAGCGGCATCGCACGATGCAGCATTTCAATAGACGGACCGGAGGCGGTCAGCCACGATTTTCTTCGCGGTGTACCTGGTGCGTTTGACGGGGCTCTGGCTGGTATTGAAGCACTGAAACGTGCCGGAGTGGAGTTCCAAATTAACACGACGGTCACCCGTGGCAATTTCAACAGTTTCAAAGATATTTTCAAACTGGCTGAAAAACTCGGTGCGGCTGCGTGGCATATTTTTCTTCTCGTCCCAACCGGCCGGGCCGCCCAACTCGGTGCCGAGGTCATTTCAGGCGAAGAATACGAAGAAGTGCTCAACTGGTTCTATGATTTCCGCAAAACCACGAGTATGCACCTTAAAGCCACCTGCGCTCCACATTATTATCGCATCATGCGCCAACGGGCGAAAGAAGAAGGACTGCCCGTCACGCCACAAACGTTCGGAATGGACGCCGTCAGCAAGGGATGTCTCGGAGGAACCGGTTTCTGCTTTATTTCCCATACCGGGCAGGTACAGCCGTGCGGGTATCTCGAACTCGATTGTGGACAAATCCGCGAAACACCGTTCCCGGAAATCTGGCGGAACTCACCGCAGTTTGCCAACTTCCGGAACCGCGAAGCATACAAAGGTAAATGCGGCCCGTGCGAATATCATAATGTTTGCAGCGGATGTCGTGCTCGCGCACATACCATGAGTGGTGATTATATGGCGGAAGAACCGCTGTGCGCGTATACGCCTCAAAAACTTCGGTAG
- a CDS encoding YceD family protein → MIEFWFDITDLPAEGREFSFSDPSFWTKAFETFGVGNTVVSPLQADFFISPEGSGYLIRGKLTGETTIPCDRCMEDAHVVIDQDFDLFEELPNPEEEQIEPSFLRKRGKTIELNMGEMVWEQYVLAQPSKPLCMEDCKGLCPQCGANRNIESCDCESTDGDPRLAIFRNMQLNTKQ, encoded by the coding sequence ATGATAGAATTCTGGTTTGACATCACCGATCTCCCGGCCGAGGGCCGGGAATTTTCTTTTTCCGACCCTTCGTTCTGGACGAAGGCGTTCGAGACATTTGGTGTTGGTAATACGGTTGTTTCCCCGCTCCAGGCTGATTTCTTCATAAGTCCTGAAGGCAGCGGCTACTTGATTCGAGGAAAATTGACCGGAGAGACGACGATACCATGCGACCGGTGCATGGAAGATGCACATGTTGTGATCGACCAGGATTTCGATCTGTTCGAAGAACTTCCCAACCCGGAAGAAGAACAGATTGAACCCTCGTTTTTGCGCAAACGTGGCAAGACGATCGAACTCAATATGGGAGAGATGGTCTGGGAACAGTATGTTTTGGCGCAACCTAGCAAACCGCTTTGCATGGAAGATTGCAAAGGGTTATGCCCGCAATGTGGTGCCAATCGCAACATTGAGTCGTGCGATTGTGAATCGACAGACGGGGATCCTCGGCTGGCGATTTTTCGCAATATGCAGTTAAACACGAAACAGTGA
- a CDS encoding methyl-accepting chemotaxis protein, translated as MSSFFRRVSISQKLIGSSLVFAIPIAILLTGFIQSHLRDVRFSTLEEYGNTYQRPLEALMSTIPVHMFAMLDAQSGNSAALSRAQKVAAEIDKIFTQLNDVQVKIGTDLQFTEEGLGKRDRIELMPERVESRWKKVKTASNPQTIVERHFALLDDIAGMISHCGDTSNLILDPDLDSYYLMDMTLLALPQTQKRLAHVIEDIQGVYAQGWLEPEDRLRLLTHAALLDESDMQRILASATTALNEDANFYGVQPSFQKNLPPALKSYERDTKRFLDNVRRLASAATLPDDVPAILQSGSQAAQSAFSLWNTTVDELDGLLGIRIDDYVQSNSLTIVLTIVATLAAGLLVFFSSRSILIPLYRISEFARNIAQGDFNASISGTFSGELADLAEDIASMVSELKIRLGFSQGILKSITAPFVVASPENTLDYTNQDMLDMLELPGHPDDYTGRSIAELLWNDPTHDTVTQQCLANDAGITKQEVRYTGRGGKIHTAIVDVNLLRDFDGNRIGCCALFNDITNLKAHESEIEEKNRTMSEVALQAQEIADIVTRASENLTEQIEQVTQGATVQSERTTETASAMEEMNASVVGVAHNANDAVKSADQARNMANEGRKQVQIAMDAIASVEREVHDLQGKMETLGEQTKTVGRIIAVITDIADQTNLLALNAAIEAARAGEAGRGFAVVADEVRKLAEKTMQATQEVTTSISSIQNGTAGAITATESVVDRMVESSKQAAASGDILRQIVDIVQGTAQQIEAIAGAAEEQARTSESITLAVDEVNRISVETSEGMDRASDTVTGLSTQAQQLLELIATMQ; from the coding sequence ATGTCGTCTTTTTTTCGTCGGGTCTCAATTTCTCAAAAGCTCATTGGTAGCTCTCTTGTGTTTGCTATTCCTATTGCCATTTTACTTACGGGATTCATCCAAAGCCACCTTCGGGATGTCCGTTTCTCCACGCTGGAGGAATACGGAAATACCTATCAGCGTCCTTTGGAAGCGCTCATGTCGACGATACCCGTGCATATGTTTGCCATGCTCGATGCGCAATCCGGCAATTCGGCTGCCTTGAGTCGTGCTCAGAAAGTCGCTGCAGAAATTGATAAAATTTTTACCCAACTCAATGACGTGCAGGTGAAGATCGGGACGGATTTGCAGTTCACCGAAGAGGGGTTGGGTAAACGTGACCGGATCGAATTGATGCCTGAGCGCGTCGAATCTCGGTGGAAGAAAGTGAAAACGGCGTCGAATCCTCAAACCATTGTTGAGCGGCACTTCGCCTTGCTGGATGATATTGCTGGGATGATCAGTCATTGTGGCGACACGTCGAATCTCATTCTCGATCCTGATTTAGATTCCTATTATCTTATGGATATGACCCTGCTTGCGTTACCTCAAACGCAGAAACGTTTGGCTCATGTTATCGAAGATATTCAGGGAGTATATGCACAAGGCTGGCTTGAGCCGGAGGATCGATTGCGTCTGTTGACCCATGCCGCCTTGCTTGATGAATCCGATATGCAGCGCATTTTGGCCAGCGCCACGACGGCTTTGAATGAAGATGCCAATTTTTATGGTGTACAGCCTTCATTTCAAAAAAATCTTCCACCGGCATTGAAGTCATATGAGCGAGATACAAAGCGATTTCTCGACAACGTGCGTCGCCTTGCATCTGCGGCAACACTTCCCGATGATGTGCCTGCTATTCTGCAATCCGGTTCGCAGGCGGCGCAATCGGCGTTTTCTTTGTGGAATACAACTGTTGATGAATTAGACGGTCTTCTTGGCATCCGTATTGATGATTACGTTCAATCCAATTCGCTCACGATTGTCTTAACGATTGTGGCCACGCTGGCCGCCGGTCTGCTCGTCTTTTTCTCTTCGCGCAGTATTCTCATTCCGTTATATCGCATTAGCGAATTTGCCCGAAACATCGCACAAGGCGACTTTAACGCGTCTATTTCCGGGACGTTTTCCGGCGAACTCGCTGACCTTGCTGAAGATATAGCATCGATGGTGTCGGAGCTCAAAATCAGACTCGGTTTTTCTCAAGGTATTCTCAAAAGCATTACAGCACCATTTGTTGTTGCCTCTCCGGAAAACACATTGGATTATACGAATCAGGATATGCTGGATATGCTTGAACTGCCAGGACATCCCGATGATTATACAGGACGATCCATCGCGGAGTTACTGTGGAACGATCCGACGCATGATACCGTGACCCAGCAGTGTCTGGCTAATGATGCCGGTATTACGAAGCAGGAAGTGCGATATACAGGTCGGGGGGGTAAAATCCATACGGCGATTGTAGATGTGAATCTCCTGCGTGATTTTGATGGAAATAGAATTGGATGTTGCGCGCTCTTTAACGACATCACGAACTTGAAAGCGCATGAGTCGGAAATTGAGGAGAAAAACAGGACAATGTCTGAAGTTGCCCTCCAGGCGCAGGAGATTGCCGACATTGTGACTCGTGCTTCAGAAAATCTTACGGAACAAATTGAGCAAGTCACGCAGGGAGCGACCGTGCAGAGCGAACGCACCACTGAAACCGCTTCTGCTATGGAAGAAATGAATGCCTCTGTTGTCGGTGTCGCGCATAATGCGAACGATGCCGTGAAAAGCGCCGATCAGGCAAGAAATATGGCGAATGAAGGGAGAAAGCAGGTTCAGATTGCCATGGATGCCATTGCATCAGTGGAGCGTGAAGTCCATGACCTGCAGGGCAAGATGGAAACGCTTGGGGAGCAAACGAAAACTGTGGGACGAATTATTGCCGTCATTACAGACATCGCCGACCAGACGAATTTGCTTGCCCTCAATGCGGCAATTGAAGCGGCCCGTGCGGGTGAAGCCGGACGAGGATTTGCCGTGGTGGCTGATGAAGTTCGCAAGCTTGCCGAAAAAACCATGCAGGCCACACAAGAAGTGACAACATCGATATCGTCAATTCAGAACGGGACAGCCGGTGCTATCACAGCGACTGAGAGCGTTGTTGATCGTATGGTGGAAAGTTCCAAACAGGCGGCCGCTTCCGGGGACATTCTTCGTCAAATAGTTGATATCGTTCAGGGGACGGCGCAACAGATCGAAGCTATTGCCGGGGCCGCAGAAGAACAGGCGCGAACAAGTGAATCCATCACCCTGGCTGTGGATGAGGTGAATCGTATCTCTGTGGAAACATCCGAAGGGATGGACCGAGCAAGCGATACCGTTACTGGGCTTTCCACGCAGGCGCAACAACTGTTGGAGCTGATTGCCACCATGCAGTAA
- the acpP gene encoding acyl carrier protein gives MSAAAEKVKEIIVDQLGVNEDEVKPEVKFVDDLGADSLDLTELIMAMEEEFGVEIGDEDAQKIITVQNAIDFIEKNAG, from the coding sequence ATGTCTGCTGCTGCTGAAAAAGTAAAAGAAATCATTGTGGATCAACTCGGTGTTAACGAAGACGAAGTCAAACCCGAAGTCAAATTTGTCGACGACCTTGGTGCCGACTCCTTGGACCTGACCGAACTTATCATGGCTATGGAAGAAGAATTCGGCGTTGAAATCGGCGACGAAGACGCCCAGAAAATCATCACCGTACAGAACGCTATCGACTTCATCGAGAAAAACGCCGGCTAA
- the rpmB gene encoding 50S ribosomal protein L28 gives MSKVCENCGKRPQSGNNVSHANNKTKRRFNPNLVKVRHQLETGQVKTVTVCTRCLRSGAVVKPTVRTKPEA, from the coding sequence ATGTCCAAAGTCTGCGAAAATTGCGGAAAGCGTCCGCAGTCTGGAAATAATGTCAGTCACGCCAACAATAAGACCAAACGCCGTTTCAACCCGAACCTGGTTAAAGTTCGTCACCAGCTTGAAACCGGTCAGGTGAAAACCGTGACGGTTTGCACTCGCTGCCTGCGTTCCGGTGCTGTTGTGAAACCGACGGTTCGCACCAAGCCCGAAGCATAA
- a CDS encoding beta-ketoacyl-ACP synthase III, which produces MTKAPRILGIGHYVPEKVLTNADLEKFVDTSDEWITSRTGIKERRVAAEGEAVSDMALVASRRALESAGMTADDLTHIILCTLTPDFFCPPAACILEEKLGVRGKAAFDLNAACSGFVNGIETGRAFLSLHEDAKVLVVAAESLTSRTNWKDRTTCVLFGDGAGAVILGNAPLEGAKHDAAIQDVELKSDGAFGHLLTVGGGSAAPAKLGEIVDERHFIQMNGPEVFKVAVRSMESVCREVLERNSLTADDIDFFIPHQANYRILDAVARKLGLPAEKVCVTVDRYGNSSASSIIIALSEAVHDGRIKPGCRVLLGVFGGGFTWGSAILQF; this is translated from the coding sequence ATGACAAAAGCCCCTCGCATTCTCGGTATTGGCCATTATGTGCCTGAAAAGGTGCTCACCAACGCTGATCTGGAAAAATTCGTCGATACATCCGACGAGTGGATCACCTCCCGCACTGGAATCAAGGAACGACGCGTGGCCGCCGAAGGCGAAGCCGTCAGCGACATGGCCCTTGTGGCCTCTCGCCGGGCCCTCGAATCAGCCGGAATGACGGCCGATGACTTGACCCACATCATTCTCTGCACACTAACACCCGACTTTTTCTGCCCACCGGCAGCCTGCATTCTTGAAGAGAAACTCGGTGTGCGCGGCAAGGCTGCATTCGATCTCAATGCCGCCTGCTCCGGTTTCGTCAACGGCATTGAAACGGGCCGTGCATTTCTCAGCCTGCATGAAGACGCCAAAGTTCTCGTCGTCGCAGCTGAATCTCTCACGTCTCGCACCAACTGGAAAGATCGCACCACCTGTGTTCTGTTCGGAGATGGTGCTGGCGCAGTCATTTTAGGTAATGCCCCTCTCGAAGGCGCCAAGCATGACGCAGCAATCCAGGACGTTGAACTCAAGAGTGACGGAGCCTTTGGCCATCTCCTGACGGTCGGTGGCGGCTCAGCAGCACCGGCGAAACTGGGAGAAATAGTGGATGAACGCCATTTCATCCAAATGAATGGTCCCGAGGTTTTTAAAGTGGCCGTGCGCAGCATGGAAAGCGTCTGCCGGGAAGTGCTTGAACGCAACTCGCTCACAGCCGACGACATCGATTTCTTCATCCCTCACCAAGCCAACTATCGCATTCTCGACGCCGTGGCCCGCAAACTTGGTTTACCTGCGGAAAAAGTATGCGTCACCGTTGATCGCTACGGCAATTCATCGGCCTCATCCATTATTATCGCTCTTTCTGAAGCAGTGCATGATGGTCGAATCAAGCCGGGCTGCCGTGTACTCCTCGGCGTTTTTGGTGGTGGTTTTACATGGGGATCAGCCATTCTTCAGTTTTAA
- the plsX gene encoding phosphate acyltransferase PlsX, with translation MKPNSRPRIAVDAMGGDFGPRVVVQGAVAAAKTRAIDVILVGDKPAVEAELTRYDTRGATISVVHASEIAGMEEKPSETLRKKKDTSIQVCCNLVRTDDADGVVSAGNSGTTMLAAMFGIGRLKGVDRPGLATFMPTEADPVVLIDVGANVDCKPYHLMQFAVMADVLAKALLSRPNPEVALLSIGEEEGKGNMQVKEAFELFRASSLNFVGNIEGRDLFTGDVDIIVCDGFVGNVALKLAEGMASSLGRLLKGELRRGFFAKIGTTLALSALKRFSGLVDYAEYGGAPLLGLRGICMICHGASNAKAMTSAIDMAAQLVAHDAVNRIEEGLALNKDLEVIKKRPA, from the coding sequence ATGAAGCCGAATAGCCGGCCGCGCATCGCCGTCGACGCCATGGGCGGGGACTTCGGTCCCCGTGTGGTTGTCCAGGGAGCTGTTGCAGCCGCCAAGACCAGAGCTATCGACGTCATTCTGGTCGGTGACAAACCGGCCGTCGAAGCCGAGCTTACGCGTTACGACACGCGAGGAGCAACGATCTCCGTGGTTCATGCCTCGGAAATCGCGGGAATGGAGGAGAAACCTTCCGAAACGTTACGGAAGAAGAAGGACACCTCTATTCAGGTTTGTTGCAACCTGGTGAGAACCGATGACGCCGACGGCGTGGTCAGTGCGGGAAACTCCGGCACCACGATGCTCGCCGCCATGTTTGGCATCGGACGTCTGAAAGGCGTCGATCGCCCCGGCTTGGCGACCTTCATGCCCACCGAGGCCGATCCCGTCGTTTTGATTGACGTCGGTGCTAATGTGGACTGCAAGCCCTACCATCTCATGCAGTTCGCTGTTATGGCCGATGTGCTTGCCAAAGCGTTACTCTCTCGACCGAATCCTGAAGTTGCGTTGCTCTCCATTGGCGAAGAAGAAGGCAAAGGCAACATGCAGGTCAAAGAGGCGTTCGAACTGTTTCGCGCCAGCAGCCTCAACTTTGTCGGAAACATTGAAGGCCGAGATCTCTTCACTGGAGATGTCGACATCATTGTTTGCGATGGGTTTGTTGGCAACGTTGCGTTGAAACTCGCTGAAGGCATGGCCTCATCCCTCGGGCGCTTGCTCAAAGGAGAGTTGCGCCGTGGCTTTTTTGCCAAGATCGGCACGACCTTGGCATTGTCTGCTCTGAAACGTTTTTCCGGTCTCGTCGATTATGCAGAATACGGCGGTGCCCCCCTTCTTGGCTTGCGCGGCATCTGCATGATTTGCCACGGCGCCTCCAATGCTAAAGCTATGACCTCCGCAATTGATATGGCCGCACAACTTGTCGCCCACGACGCTGTCAACCGGATCGAGGAAGGGCTTGCCCTTAATAAAGACCTCGAAGTCATCAAAAAGCGCCCGGCATAA